A window of Pyrinomonadaceae bacterium genomic DNA:
GATGAAAAGATTTCGCCGATCTACACGCAGTTCGATAATCCGCAAACGACCATTCTCTTCAATAGCAGTGAAGTCGAGATTCACCTGCGCGCGCATGGGCGGACCGAAGGCGATGCCGAGGCGTTACTCGATCACCTTTCGCTGAAGATTGAAGAGGCGCTCGGCAATTCCGTCTTTTCATTTCGCGGCGAGACGATGGAAGAAGTTGTCGGGCGGCGGCTGGCGATGACTGAATTCACCCTGGCGGTCGCGGAAAGTTGTACCGGCGGATTGATCGCGCAACGTCTGACCAGTGTGCCCGGCTCTTCAAAATATTTCATTGAAGGACTTGTGACCTACTCAAACGCATCGAAGACGCGTCTGTTGGGCGTCGACAAAAAACTGATCAAGGAGTTTGGGGCGGTGAGCCAACAGGTTGCGCGCGACATGGCGCGCGGCGTTCGTCATAAAGCGAAAACCGATTTTGGTTTGGCAGTGACTGGAATTGCCGGCCCCGACGGCGGCACGGAAGAAAAACCGGTAGGCCTGGTTTACATCGCACTGGCCGATGACGCGCACACTGAGCACAAGAAGCTAACGCTGCCCGGCGACCGCGAACTCATTCGCTGGCGCGCATCGCAGGCGGCGCTGGATATGTTGAGGAGACGGTTGATCTGAGAGTTTACGGAGCCGGTTTACGCCGATAGATGAACATTCGAATGTGCAAGAATGGCGACTGACGCAACATGACCGCCTCGTAAGGCCCTATTGGCTCGCCGTACTGAGAATCGGGAAAGAGCCGTCTTACGAGGGAATCATTTTTCACCACGACTACTAACCACTCTACATTTAGCTTTTCGAGGAAAGTGAGAAAGTCCTCCGGATCTTTCGGCGCGTCTGCTGAAGTGACGAACCGATCCTCTGGAATTCCGGAAAGCGCTCGCACAGTTCCTTCATCGCAAAAGATCTTTACTCCCGGGTTCATTTCGAACTGGTAGCCCAGGTAATTAGCCACGTGGCGTTGAGCCCGATAGCGATTCAGTTCGCCAATTCCGCCGGCAAATTGCGCGGAAAAGTTCACTGCACAGAGCAGGACGATCGCTATCAGAATTCGCCGGGACCATTGCGGTCGGCGACGGACAATCGCGAAGTAAGTCCACGCAAGGATCGGAATGCCCAGACTGAAAAGAATCAGGCCGTATCTCGGAAAGATAATCGGCTGCTGATGGGTCAGATAAGCGACGACGAGCAGGCCGAGGAAGGGAAAGAAGAAAACGAGCAGCGGAAGTATTGAGTCGATGCTCATTGGTGCGGGCTTCGCACCGTCGTCGAGGTTCGCGACTGCGCCATCAGCCCGCTGAGTCAAGCGCCTGACAACCAGCCAGCCTGCAACCAGCGCGGCGCAAAGCACGGCCAGATCGATCC
This region includes:
- a CDS encoding competence/damage-inducible protein A; this encodes MLSAEIIAIGSELLSPNKSDTNSLWLTDQLNRIGIDVKLKTIVGDDDARLEEVVKDAVKRSRVVIATGGLGPTEDDITRKVVARALGRRLSLDEKLLEEIRKKFQRFGVTMPERNSRQAMVIDGAEVLANPNGSAPGLYLEQGSCAVALLPGPPREMKPMFDTQVKPRLEKIAGDVRFATRLMRVTGMGESAVDEKISPIYTQFDNPQTTILFNSSEVEIHLRAHGRTEGDAEALLDHLSLKIEEALGNSVFSFRGETMEEVVGRRLAMTEFTLAVAESCTGGLIAQRLTSVPGSSKYFIEGLVTYSNASKTRLLGVDKKLIKEFGAVSQQVARDMARGVRHKAKTDFGLAVTGIAGPDGGTEEKPVGLVYIALADDAHTEHKKLTLPGDRELIRWRASQAALDMLRRRLI